ACAAGAAAATATTGATACAAAACAATGAGAAAGAATTTAAATTTGGATGGAATTTTTCAACGAAAGACATCCTAAATTGAACCATATCACAATGGTTTTCAAGTATAAACAAACATTCCCTAAATAGATGCCCTATGCCTAAGAAATTAACCACAGAAGAGTTTATTAGTCGTGCTATTGCAAAGCACGGCGAAGGTAGATATTGTTACGATAATGTTATATACGAAAGAGGTGATTTAAATGTTGAGATTATATGTCCTGTCCATGGGGCTTATTATCAGAGAGCCTCAATACATTTAGCAGGACATGGTTGTCCACGATGCGCTATAGATAGTAGAAATGAATCAAATAGAAAAACTACTGAAGATTTTATAAAAAAAGCAAAACTTATTCATGGAGAATCATACTGTTATGATTCAGTCAAGTATAACGGTTGTGATTCTCACGTTGAAATTATTTGTCCTTTGCATGGGCCGTTCTTACAAACACCGACAAAACATTTGCAGGGTAGCGGATGCCCTATGTGTAATAAAACGCATAAAAAGACTACAGAAGAGTTTATTATTGAGGCTCAAAAGGTTCATGGTAACAAATATGACTATTCACTTGTAGATTATGTCAATGATCGAACTAATGTAAAAATCATATGCCCGAAACATGGCATTTTCGAGCAATTACCCACTCATCATTTAAAAAAAAGTGGATGCAGAAAATGTTATGATGAAAAGAATAGTCGTAGGAGATTATTTGATCAATCATTATTTATCCAAAGAGCTAAAGATACTCATGGAGATTCGTTTGATTATTCGAAATCCATTTATAAAGGGATGAGAAGGAAATTAGAAATAATATGTCGCAAGCATGGAAGTTTTTGGCAAACTCCACACATGCATTTACAAGGCCATGGTTGTCCAAAGTGTATTGGTAAATTCAGAACAACTGAAGAATTTATAAAAATGGCTAAAGAAGTTCATGGTGACAGATACGATTATTCGAAGACTGAATACAAAGGGTTCAATGAGAAAGTTCATATAACTTGTCCTAAACATGGGGACTTTCAACAAAATAGTTATGTACACCTAACAGGTAGCGGATGTCCTTATTGTAAGAACTCTAAAGGAGAAGATGCAATTGCTCATTTTTTAAAGAAGCATGGTATTAAGTATATTCCTCAATATCGTTTTACAAATAATTATTCTTTCTGCGAGAATAAATACATCTACGTCGATTTCTTTTTG
This region of Prevotella sp. E13-27 genomic DNA includes:
- a CDS encoding DUF723 domain-containing protein, translating into MPKKLTTEEFISRAIAKHGEGRYCYDNVIYERGDLNVEIICPVHGAYYQRASIHLAGHGCPRCAIDSRNESNRKTTEDFIKKAKLIHGESYCYDSVKYNGCDSHVEIICPLHGPFLQTPTKHLQGSGCPMCNKTHKKTTEEFIIEAQKVHGNKYDYSLVDYVNDRTNVKIICPKHGIFEQLPTHHLKKSGCRKCYDEKNSRRRLFDQSLFIQRAKDTHGDSFDYSKSIYKGMRRKLEIICRKHGSFWQTPHMHLQGHGCPKCIGKFRTTEEFIKMAKEVHGDRYDYSKTEYKGFNEKVHITCPKHGDFQQNSYVHLTGSGCPYCKNSKGEDAIAHFLKKHGIKYIPQYRFTNNYSFCENKYIYVDFFLPNDSIIIEFNGLQHYGAVDFWGGEKVFQKQKNRDETVRMYCKDNNIRLLEIPYTKMGDINILIEDFLKVISH